GGCAGGAGTAAATATCGTACGACGTCTTCTATTTTAGAGACGCAACGATCATTTTTTAAAATTGAATACTTCCTCATTTACCGATGAGTTAGAGGCTGCAGCTTATAAAAGTATAACGGACGAGATTCTGGAAGATTGACGACTCCGTTAGAAAGGGTAAGTTGCCGAAGTTAGGGTATATTCCATGTATATTCTCGCTGGCGGTGTTGCCGAACAGGAACATCACTGTCACGTTTTTTTTCAAAAACGTGGGGAGCTATCTTCGGAAGGATAAACGGGTTTATTATAAACAGCCGTCGATCTTTTTCGACTGCTGTTTTTTTATTTTTCCGTATCCTTCCAATAAAAAAGGAGTGTAACATCAATTGTCTAATTCTCAGTCAACATCAAGTCCTACTGAATTGAAAAGGAGCCTGAAAGCGCGGCACTTAATGATGATTTCATTAGGTGGAACGATTGGAACAGGTTTATTTTTAGCAAGCGGCGGCGCCATTCATTCGGCCGGTCCCGGCGGTGCCCTGGTGGCATACGCTGTCATCGGCATCATGGTTTATTACTTAATGACAAGTCTTGCGGAAATGGCAGCATACATGCCAGTGGCTGGTTCGTTCCGTGTCTATGCATCTAAATTCGTCGATCCATCCTTCGGTTTTGCAATAGGCTGGAACTATTGGTATAACTGGGCAATCACCATTGCTGCTGAATTGGCAGCCGTTGTTTTAATCATGAAGTTTTGGTTCCCTGATACTCCTTCCTTCATCTGGAGTGCCATTGCCCTAGTCATGATGTTCCTTATCAATTACATGTCCGTGAAAGGTTTTGGCGAAGCCGAATTCTGGTTTGCCATGATCAAAGTCGTGACAGTGGTCATTTTCCTGATCACAGGTGTTCTGATCATTCTTGGCATCATGGGTGGAAAGGATCCCATCGGATTCTCCAACTTCACGATGGGCAACGGTCCCTTCAATGGTGGCTTCTTCACGATTCTAGGCGTATTCATGGCCGCCGGTTTTTCATTCCAAGGAACGGAATTGCTTGGAGTGACGGCGGGTGAAAGCGAAGATCCGGAAAAAAACATTCCTAAGGCAATCAGATCTGTTTTCTGGCGCATTATCTTATTCTACATCCTTGCCATTTTTGTGATTGGCATGATCATTCCGTTTACGGATTCACGACTGCTAAGTGAAGATGTTGCCGTCAGTCCTTTCACGCTAGTTTTCGAGCGTGCCGGTCTTGCCTTTGCAGCCTCCATCATGAACGCGATCATCTTATCATCCGTACTTTCCGCCGGTAATTCCGGCATGTATGCCTCAACCCGTATGCTCTGGGACTTGGCACGTGATGGGAAAGCGCCGAAATTCCTTGGTAAGTTGGATAAACGGGGGGTTCCGGTCAATGCTCTTATCGTAACTGCTTTAGTTGGCTGCCTTGCATTCCTTGCTTCATTTTTCGGGGACGGCGTTGTGTATATCTGGTTATTGAATGCTTCCGGCATGGCCGGATTCGTTACCTGGGTCGGGATTGCGATTGCCCACTATCGGTTCCGAAAAGCATACTCAGCTCAAGGGCTTGACTTGAATGAATTACCATATAGGGCCAAGGGCTTCCCATTCGGTCCGATCTTCGCACTTGTTCTATGTATCATCATCATCATCGGACAAGGCTACCAAGCTTTTTCTAGCGACGGCATCGACTGGAATTCCATGTTCGTATCTTACATCGGCTTAGTTCTTTTCTTCGGCCTATGGCTAGGTTATAAATGGAAGCACAAAACGAAAATCATTCCCCTTGAGGAATGTGATCTTAAAAACAAATGATCCATAATAAGGACCTGGTCTCCTCCATTTAGGGAGACCAGGTCCTTTCGTCATTTCAAAAGATATACACGACATTCATAGGGGCAAAGAGGTTCGAGGGCAATTCCCGTTCCCTCCTGCCCATAGTTTCCGATCAGCTTTGTCGCAGTATGGGAAAGCAGCTCACTTGGCAGCGAAAAAGGGGCATGCTCCTCTTTAAAGTTGCAAAGCACCAGAAGCTTTTCTTTTTTGAATGCTCTTGTATAGGCAAAGATCCTTTCATCATCGGGAAGAAGCAGTTCATAACGGCCATAAACGATGATTTCATATTCTTTTCTTAATGAAATAAGCCTTTTGTAGAAATGAAAAATGGAATCCGGATCATTATAAGCCTTCTCTGCATGGATTTCGCGAAAGTTAGGGTTAACCTTG
This genomic stretch from Peribacillus muralis harbors:
- a CDS encoding amino acid permease, with protein sequence MSNSQSTSSPTELKRSLKARHLMMISLGGTIGTGLFLASGGAIHSAGPGGALVAYAVIGIMVYYLMTSLAEMAAYMPVAGSFRVYASKFVDPSFGFAIGWNYWYNWAITIAAELAAVVLIMKFWFPDTPSFIWSAIALVMMFLINYMSVKGFGEAEFWFAMIKVVTVVIFLITGVLIILGIMGGKDPIGFSNFTMGNGPFNGGFFTILGVFMAAGFSFQGTELLGVTAGESEDPEKNIPKAIRSVFWRIILFYILAIFVIGMIIPFTDSRLLSEDVAVSPFTLVFERAGLAFAASIMNAIILSSVLSAGNSGMYASTRMLWDLARDGKAPKFLGKLDKRGVPVNALIVTALVGCLAFLASFFGDGVVYIWLLNASGMAGFVTWVGIAIAHYRFRKAYSAQGLDLNELPYRAKGFPFGPIFALVLCIIIIIGQGYQAFSSDGIDWNSMFVSYIGLVLFFGLWLGYKWKHKTKIIPLEECDLKNK